The Ciona intestinalis unplaced genomic scaffold, KH HT000068.2, whole genome shotgun sequence genome contains a region encoding:
- the LOC100177786 gene encoding uncharacterized protein LOC100177786 isoform X1 has translation MCTVSTYSFSRKICTKIMLRKISLLFLIFCLRGRTCLSENATEVTDEELDNVMSYLKSFTSLTVPEPVVGSSSSGGDGPGIGERMSKKEFAESPVFMENVIIVQASAGIPQTGKIDRNLIQTMGKSRCGMSDPPPPGSGVAFYTEQSTWRTKRNPRTQKYELNYSFFPNTYPSDGSISRTDIEKGITAAMCLWEMNSNVRFTGNLGPGVSSADVTISFGRRDHGDPYPFDGKGKTLAHAFYPESGKLHFDLDEPWFLSMNNNNQRRKKDIFTVAAHELGHTLGLAHSEVRGSLMAPYYLFTTSFENYLLPRDDTLGIQSMYGRRIGSVALNDRNSACYQLRSLYGAETAGSTQTNRPVPPPTTTTATTTTTTTTAQPSRNNNNNNVPSTATLCVDRLSRCSTYKRKRYCTLPQYRSAMARQCPKTCNMCVRGRSIQLFKHINSTLPTMAIPTATTTAIGEAPCEDNPTYAVYCASWKRQKLCTHPQQVRAMANYCKKTCGLCPVVVDHKPSPAAIPTDSVCSITKFDTIMTLRANSGLFYAYFLKDDYVFPMEVSVQQAGSYSLLNETYQLGDRLRWRYDPKTIKRGMIKYNKAPYFTRSGKIHALMKAPSFILAFGGNNVVDEYREDGPHHNFAGRYLVGEAFTGYPHHTVDATYTEYMVINREAVLVYTLFYGDKIWQFQERKTILDSGSNRNRVFDPLPGRSGILTKQWKGVYACNVDAVIEYQRIPYYVKGNTFWPATNETEAIARDLTYNLLRCWRYPPETPVVPKMCGRSASPRNPNSSSSVRCQFPHFVIALILFLLFN, from the exons ATGTGTACAGTGTCAACTTACAGTTTTAGTCGGAAAATTTGTACTAAGATAATGTTAAGAAAAATAAGTTTGCTATTTTTGATCTTTTGTTTACGCGGCAGAACATGTTTATCG gaaaacGCAACCGAAGTGACCGATGAG GAGCTTGATAACGTCATGAGCTACCTTAAATCGTTCACCTCGCTAACTGTACCTGAGCCTGTAGTCGGTAGCAGCTCTAGTGGGGGCGACGGGCCAGGGATCGGCGAAAGGATGTCGAAAAAAGAATTCGCTGAATCTCCCGTTTTTATGGAGAATGTAATAATAGTCCAGGCTTCAGCTGGCATTCCTCAAACAG GCAAGATTGACCGTAACTTAATACAAACGATGGGAAAATCGAGATGCGGGATGAGCGACCCTCCTCCTCCGGGAAGTGGAGTCGCTTTTTATACAGAGCAGAGCACCTGGAGAACGAAACGGAACCCAAGGACCCAAAAATACGAGCTCAATTATTC ATTCTTCCCAAACACATATCCAAGCGACGGTAGCATCAGTCGCACTGATATAGAGAAGGGTATAACAGCAGCCATGTGTTTGTGGGAAATGAATTCAAATGTTCGTTTCACTGGCAACCTTGGGCCAGGTGTTTCCTCTGCCGATGTCACGATATCGTTTGGAAGAA gaGACCATGGAGATCCTTATCCATTCGACGGCAAAGGAAAAACCCTTGCTCATGCCTTCTACCCAGAAAGTGGGAAGCTTCATTTTGATTTAGACGAACCTTGGTTTCTATCTATGAACAATAACA ACCAAAGAAGGAAAAAGGACATATTTACAGTGGCTGCCCACGAACTCGGGCATACGCTTGGTCTGGCTCATTCTGAAGTCAGAGG TTCACTGATGGCACCGTACTACCTGTTCACCACGTCATTTGAAAACTACTTATTGCCCAGAGATGACACGTTAGGAATACAGAGCATGTACGGCAGGAGAATag GATCGGTAGCCTTGAACGACAGAAACTCAGCATGTTACCAGCTTCGAAGTTTATATGGGGCAGAAACGGCGGGTTCTACACAAACAAATAGACCTGTACCCCCACCTAcgacaacaacagcaacaacaaccacaacGACTACAACGGCACAGCCATCacgcaacaacaacaacaacaacgtaCCTTCTACtgcaa CACTTTGCGTGGACAGGCTGTCCCGATGCAGCACTTACAAGCGCAAAAGATATTGCACCTTACCACAATACCGCTCAGCAATGGCAAGACAGTGCCCCAAAACCTGCAACATGTGTGTTAGAG GTCGAAGTATTCAGTTATTCAAGCACATCAATTCGACACTGCCAACAATGGCAATACCCACCGCTACCACTACTGCGATAG GCGAAGCCCCATGCGAGGACAACCCCACGTACGCAGTTTACTGTGCGAGCTGGAAAAGACAGAAGTTATGTACTCATCCCCAACAAGTGCGTGCCATGGCTAACTATTGCAAGAAAACATGTGGTCTCTGTCCAG ttGTTGTGGACCACAAACCTTCTCCTGCGGCCATACCTACTGACTCAGTTTGCAGTATTACAAAGTTCGATACCATTATGACCCTACGCGCCAACTCTGGACTTTTCTatgcttattttttaaag GATGACTATGTTTTCCCAATGGAGGTATCGGTACAACAGGCGGGCTCTTACAGTTTATTAAACGAAACGTACCAACTTGGTGACAGACTTCGGTGGCGATATGACCCTAAGACTATAAAAAGAGGAATGATCAAATACAACAAAGCGCCTTACTTTACGAGGAGTGGAAAGATACACGCGCTGATGAAGGCGCCGTCCTTTATCCTTGCATTTGGCGGAA ACAACGTAGTGGACGAGTACAGAGAAGACGGCCCACACCACAATTTTGCTGGAAGGTACTTAGTTGGAGAAGCATTCACAGGTTACCCACATCATACAGTGGATGCAACGTACACTGAGTACATGGTTATAAACAGGGAGGCAGTGTTGGTTTACACTCTGTTTTACGGGGACAAGATATGGCAGTTTCAG GAAAGAAAAACGATACTGGATTCAGGTAGCAATCGGAACCGTGTGTTTGATCCTCTGCCAGGAAGAAGTGGAATCCTTACAAAGCAATGGAAAGGAGTATATGCTTGTAATGTAGATGCAGTTATAGAATACCAAA GAATTCCCTATTACGTCAAAGGAAATACTTTCTGGCCAGCAACCAACGAAACAGAAGCGATAGCAAGAGACCTGACGTATAA TTTATTGCGATGTTGGCGATATCCTCCAGAAACACCAGTAGTCCCGAAAATGTGCGGAAGATCGGCTTCACCCCGAAACCCAAATTCGTCTTCTTCAGTCAGATGCCAATTCCCACATTTTGTTATCGCCTTAATACTGTTCCTGTTATTTAACTaa
- the LOC100182611 gene encoding TAF5-like RNA polymerase II p300/CBP-associated factor-associated factor 65 kDa subunit 5L, translating into MKRSRSEHIQTAVLNYLKKRNYTDSEATFKQNFKLEETLLEMTSRVLRNNKISKSDSVSFSIGSLDDYFHSFLELKTFVEKCVAQRKHSKLKGILFPVFIHSFLDLLLADRSTESTSYLRRFGSVFDQSHRLLIKQIENLGIPQDQANLDMIEELRNCNGKIVLTDDDQLALKIFLQTQENLSLMKIINDRIQIVLPETDDQLNLSNGDFTSTNTSPQKVLSASKTPTKAKVEAMETAITNQQPIIISPPSVATTTNTTPSKHSTAPPVASLVSDITIADARKIIDDVRKSPPALTDLTLIKFKGEGLIHATPSQDHSYIATGFDNSTVKLWRQGNRIPDCNLPTPDISCVHLGSDALEDVYDRLSMKTQQDVTSLNEDGVVSLHGHSGPVYDSCFTSDNKFLITCAEDSTVRLWDMQDLKNKVIYDAHNRPVWCVDISAYDLYFATGSADHTARLWTTERTYPLRTYAGHQDSVGAIAFHGNCSYLATADRVVRVWDVNSGKPVRVMTGHWAPVMCVAFSSNGRMLASAGEDYRIRLWDVSSGNLVKEMRAHTDTIYSLAFNYDGSLLASCGADCSVYCWNTATISTTGDQKNQHLVAQWSLPNSTQSLINVDFKSTNKLFCYASAT; encoded by the exons ATGAAACGGTCACGTAGTGAGCATATCCAAACTGCTGTActaaattatttgaaaaaacgAAACTATACCGATTCGGAAGCAACTTTTAAGCAGAATTTCAAGTTGGAAGAAACGTTATTG gaaaTGACATCTCGTGttttaagaaataataaaatatcgAAGTCAGACAGCGTCTCATTTTCGATTGGCTCACTCGATGATTATTTTCATTCTTTCCTTGAATTAAAGACGTTTGTCGAAAAATGTGTCGCTCAAAGAAAACATTCTAAATTAaaag gCATTTTATTTCCCGTCTTCATTCATTCGTTTCTCGACCTATTATTGGCCGATCGTTCAACCGAATCCACCTCATATTTACGAAGGTTTGGTTCAGTTTTCGACCAATCACATCGCTTGCTGATTAAGCAGATTGAAAATCTGGGGATTCCCCAAGACCAAGCTAATTTAGACATG attGAAGAACTACGAAATTGCAACGGCAAAATTGTTCTAACGGATGACGATCAActtgctttaaaaatatttcttcagACCCAGGAAAATTTATCACTTATGAAAATTATCAATGATCGTATACAGATCGTGCTACCAGAGACAGATGATCAACTGAATTTATCTAATGGTGATTTTACTTCTACCAACACTTCACCTCAAAAAGTTCTTTCTGCTAGTAAAACTCCAACTAAG gCCAAAGTAGAAGCCATGGAAACTGCCATCACAAATCAACAACCAATCATAATCAGCCCTCCTTCTGTTGCCACGACAACTAACACTACGCCTTCTAAACACTCCACAGCTCCACCAGTGGCATCTTTAgtcagtgacatcacaatagcaGATGCTCGTAAAATAATCGATGACGTAAGAAAATCTCCACCTGCTCTGACAGACCTTACACTTATAAA atttaaaGGAGAAGGTTTAATACATGCCACACCATCTCAGGACCACAGTTATATTGCAACAG GGTTTGACAACTCCACTGTGAAACTATGGCGTCAAGGAAATCGTATACCAGACTGTAACCTTCCCACCCCTGATATATCATGCGTGCATCTTGGTAGTGATGCACTTGAAGATGTATACGACAGATTATCTATGAAAACCCAGCAAGATGTTACAAGTTTAAATGAGGATGGTGTAGTGTCACTGCATGGGCATAGTGGGCCTGTGTACGATTCTTGTTTCACAAGTGataataagtttttaataacttgTGCTGAGGATTCTACAG TGAGATTATGGGACATGCAGGATTTAAAGAACAAAGTTATTTACGATGCTCATAACAGACCAGTATGGTGTGTGGATATCAG TGCTTACGATTTATACTTCGCTACGGGATCTGCGGACCATACAGCTCGACTGTGGACGACAGAGCGTACATACCCCTTACGAACTTACGCTGGCCATCAGGACAGCGTTGGAGCCATTGCTTTCCATGGTAACTGTAGTTACTTAGCTACAGCGGATAGAGTTGTGAGGGTATGGGATGTAAATAGTGGGAAGCCCGTTCGTGTAATGACTGGGCATTGG GCCCCAGTTATGTGTGTGGCCTTCTCAAGTAATGGACGAATGTTAGCAAGCGCTGGTGAAGATTACAGGATCAGGTTATGGGATGTTTCCTCTGGTAACTTAGTCAAG GAAATGCGTGCACACACAGACACAATATATTCTCTTGCTTTCAACTATGATGGCTCTCTACTGGCATCGTGTGGTGCTGATTGTTCAGTATATTGTTGGAACACCGCTACTATATCTACTACAG GTGATCAAAAGAACCAGCATTTAGTTGCACAGTGGAGTCTCCCAAATTCAacacaaagtttaataaacGTCGATTTTAAATCGACCAATAAGTTATTTTGTTACGCTTCTGCTACGTGA
- the LOC100177786 gene encoding uncharacterized protein LOC100177786 isoform X2: MCTVSTYSFSRKICTKIMLRKISLLFLIFCLRGRTCLSENATEVTDEELDNVMSYLKSFTSLTVPEPVVGSSSSGGDGPGIGERMSKKEFAESPVFMENVIIVQASAGIPQTGKIDRNLIQTMGKSRCGMSDPPPPGSGVAFYTEQSTWRTKRNPRTQKYELNYSFFPNTYPSDGSISRTDIEKGITAAMCLWEMNSNVRFTGNLGPGVSSADVTISFGRRDHGDPYPFDGKGKTLAHAFYPESGKLHFDLDEPWFLSMNNNNQRRKKDIFTVAAHELGHTLGLAHSEVRGSLMAPYYLFTTSFENYLLPRDDTLGIQSMYGRRIGSVALNDRNSACYQLRSLYGAETAGSTQTNRPVPPPTTTTATTTTTTTTAQPSRNNNNNNVPSTATLCVDRLSRCSTYKRKRYCTLPQYRSAMARQCPKTCNMCVRGEAPCEDNPTYAVYCASWKRQKLCTHPQQVRAMANYCKKTCGLCPVVVDHKPSPAAIPTDSVCSITKFDTIMTLRANSGLFYAYFLKDDYVFPMEVSVQQAGSYSLLNETYQLGDRLRWRYDPKTIKRGMIKYNKAPYFTRSGKIHALMKAPSFILAFGGNNVVDEYREDGPHHNFAGRYLVGEAFTGYPHHTVDATYTEYMVINREAVLVYTLFYGDKIWQFQERKTILDSGSNRNRVFDPLPGRSGILTKQWKGVYACNVDAVIEYQRIPYYVKGNTFWPATNETEAIARDLTYNLLRCWRYPPETPVVPKMCGRSASPRNPNSSSSVRCQFPHFVIALILFLLFN, encoded by the exons ATGTGTACAGTGTCAACTTACAGTTTTAGTCGGAAAATTTGTACTAAGATAATGTTAAGAAAAATAAGTTTGCTATTTTTGATCTTTTGTTTACGCGGCAGAACATGTTTATCG gaaaacGCAACCGAAGTGACCGATGAG GAGCTTGATAACGTCATGAGCTACCTTAAATCGTTCACCTCGCTAACTGTACCTGAGCCTGTAGTCGGTAGCAGCTCTAGTGGGGGCGACGGGCCAGGGATCGGCGAAAGGATGTCGAAAAAAGAATTCGCTGAATCTCCCGTTTTTATGGAGAATGTAATAATAGTCCAGGCTTCAGCTGGCATTCCTCAAACAG GCAAGATTGACCGTAACTTAATACAAACGATGGGAAAATCGAGATGCGGGATGAGCGACCCTCCTCCTCCGGGAAGTGGAGTCGCTTTTTATACAGAGCAGAGCACCTGGAGAACGAAACGGAACCCAAGGACCCAAAAATACGAGCTCAATTATTC ATTCTTCCCAAACACATATCCAAGCGACGGTAGCATCAGTCGCACTGATATAGAGAAGGGTATAACAGCAGCCATGTGTTTGTGGGAAATGAATTCAAATGTTCGTTTCACTGGCAACCTTGGGCCAGGTGTTTCCTCTGCCGATGTCACGATATCGTTTGGAAGAA gaGACCATGGAGATCCTTATCCATTCGACGGCAAAGGAAAAACCCTTGCTCATGCCTTCTACCCAGAAAGTGGGAAGCTTCATTTTGATTTAGACGAACCTTGGTTTCTATCTATGAACAATAACA ACCAAAGAAGGAAAAAGGACATATTTACAGTGGCTGCCCACGAACTCGGGCATACGCTTGGTCTGGCTCATTCTGAAGTCAGAGG TTCACTGATGGCACCGTACTACCTGTTCACCACGTCATTTGAAAACTACTTATTGCCCAGAGATGACACGTTAGGAATACAGAGCATGTACGGCAGGAGAATag GATCGGTAGCCTTGAACGACAGAAACTCAGCATGTTACCAGCTTCGAAGTTTATATGGGGCAGAAACGGCGGGTTCTACACAAACAAATAGACCTGTACCCCCACCTAcgacaacaacagcaacaacaaccacaacGACTACAACGGCACAGCCATCacgcaacaacaacaacaacaacgtaCCTTCTACtgcaa CACTTTGCGTGGACAGGCTGTCCCGATGCAGCACTTACAAGCGCAAAAGATATTGCACCTTACCACAATACCGCTCAGCAATGGCAAGACAGTGCCCCAAAACCTGCAACATGTGTGTTAGAG GCGAAGCCCCATGCGAGGACAACCCCACGTACGCAGTTTACTGTGCGAGCTGGAAAAGACAGAAGTTATGTACTCATCCCCAACAAGTGCGTGCCATGGCTAACTATTGCAAGAAAACATGTGGTCTCTGTCCAG ttGTTGTGGACCACAAACCTTCTCCTGCGGCCATACCTACTGACTCAGTTTGCAGTATTACAAAGTTCGATACCATTATGACCCTACGCGCCAACTCTGGACTTTTCTatgcttattttttaaag GATGACTATGTTTTCCCAATGGAGGTATCGGTACAACAGGCGGGCTCTTACAGTTTATTAAACGAAACGTACCAACTTGGTGACAGACTTCGGTGGCGATATGACCCTAAGACTATAAAAAGAGGAATGATCAAATACAACAAAGCGCCTTACTTTACGAGGAGTGGAAAGATACACGCGCTGATGAAGGCGCCGTCCTTTATCCTTGCATTTGGCGGAA ACAACGTAGTGGACGAGTACAGAGAAGACGGCCCACACCACAATTTTGCTGGAAGGTACTTAGTTGGAGAAGCATTCACAGGTTACCCACATCATACAGTGGATGCAACGTACACTGAGTACATGGTTATAAACAGGGAGGCAGTGTTGGTTTACACTCTGTTTTACGGGGACAAGATATGGCAGTTTCAG GAAAGAAAAACGATACTGGATTCAGGTAGCAATCGGAACCGTGTGTTTGATCCTCTGCCAGGAAGAAGTGGAATCCTTACAAAGCAATGGAAAGGAGTATATGCTTGTAATGTAGATGCAGTTATAGAATACCAAA GAATTCCCTATTACGTCAAAGGAAATACTTTCTGGCCAGCAACCAACGAAACAGAAGCGATAGCAAGAGACCTGACGTATAA TTTATTGCGATGTTGGCGATATCCTCCAGAAACACCAGTAGTCCCGAAAATGTGCGGAAGATCGGCTTCACCCCGAAACCCAAATTCGTCTTCTTCAGTCAGATGCCAATTCCCACATTTTGTTATCGCCTTAATACTGTTCCTGTTATTTAACTaa